The Mesomycoplasma ovipneumoniae ATCC 29419 genome segment ATAATCTTCTTTTACCCGAGGAAATTGATTCAAAAAAATATTTGTATTTACAGAATATTTCACAAATTGTGAATAATTTTCGGACTAATCCAAAATTGGAAAAAGCAACACTCGTTTTAAAACCTGGAACACCTCAGCTAAATGGAAAAAAGGAACTGACTATTTTTAATTCAGATTTTAAAACTTTAGGCGATCTAACTTTGGGTGGTTTAGAAAAAAATTCTGACACTACCGAGTCAAATATTTCAAAATCCACAGCTTATTGACTAATTCCGTTAATTATTTTTTCAATAATAGGATTACTGTTTTTTGGTTTTTGGATTTATAACAAATTTATCGCAAAATTTAAAAATTAGAATTCTCAGAAAAATAAATAAATTAAAATCACAAATAGTTAATAAAAAAAGTCTTTTACTTGAATAAAAGACTTTTTTTATTAATAAATTTTAATTAATTTGTTGACTAAAAATAATTATAACTATTTTTTGTTAGACTTCGTTTAAGAAAGGAGTTTTTCAAATTTTTAAAAATTTTTTCAAAAAACAAAATAATAGTTGTTTTAGATAGGTTTTTTCAACTAAGAAGAAAAATTTTAGCCTTGATAGATAAGGTCAAATTTAAAAAATATTTAAAATTCAATAACTAAAATTTAAGTTTTAGTTATTGACCTTTTTTAAATTTTTATATTCAAAGGTCGCAGGAGCTTTGCGCCCAAAAACATTTTCAAGTTCTACTGTTATTAAAGTTTTAGTCTCGTTCATCTCGATAATTTTACCAATATCGCCGGTAAAAGGTCCTTGAGTCACTTTTGCCCAGTCACCAATTTGTCAAGTTATTGCAGTAGTATCATTAGTTTCTTGAAAACTAAGAATTTTTTGATTTCAATTTTCTTTCATTCGCTCAAATTGTCGTATTGAAATTGGCGTTGGTTTAGTTCCTCGACCGTGAGAACCGACAAGTCCTGTTACATATTGAGTATTTCTAACGACAAATCAGGCTTTATCAACCATATTCATCTTGATAAAAAAGTAGCCTTTATATAAATTACGGTATTTGAGTTTTTTTTCAGCTTTCCCGTTTGTGCTTTCCTCATAATAAGGGACGTCAAATTTGATTATTTCCTGAAAGTGCTCTTCTAAATTTTCGTATTTTATTCGGTTTTTAAGTAAAGTAATTGCAACATCTTCTTTTGATGAAATAGTTGAAATCATGTATCACTTATATATTTTCATAGTATTTTTTGCTCCTTTCTAAATTCCTACTCCGGCTTGATTTCAAATATAGGCAGCAATAATTGTAATTGCGAAAAAAACAGCCATAAAAATAAGTGAAAAAATTATTGTTTGCCCAAAACTTTGAAAAGCGACTCGACTTGTTGGTCATTTTACCCTTTTCATTTCTTTAATAAAAAGGCGAAAGAAAAATTTTTTTTTGCCTTTTTTTGTCTCGTCAGGGATTTTAACAT includes the following:
- the nusG gene encoding transcription termination/antitermination protein NusG — its product is MKIYKWYMISTISSKEDVAITLLKNRIKYENLEEHFQEIIKFDVPYYEESTNGKAEKKLKYRNLYKGYFFIKMNMVDKAWFVVRNTQYVTGLVGSHGRGTKPTPISIRQFERMKENWNQKILSFQETNDTTAITWQIGDWAKVTQGPFTGDIGKIIEMNETKTLITVELENVFGRKAPATFEYKNLKKVNN
- the secE gene encoding preprotein translocase subunit SecE yields the protein MSQIYFTPRGKIMWKKPAKNVKIPDETKKGKKKFFFRLFIKEMKRVKWPTSRVAFQSFGQTIIFSLIFMAVFFAITIIAAYIWNQAGVGI